A DNA window from Agarivorans sp. TSD2052 contains the following coding sequences:
- a CDS encoding DUF4136 domain-containing protein: MRLKPLPFLFVAILFAGLFGCVSSEQAGAPEKRSTTVVSGDTSYLQNSKGRYAWHPSLIKAHLKKAENEALLLSEMRKSIAKVMSEKGYIQVNANQQPDFFIGFGAALESEMSDQQILERAGLMAGMSSSDVDPALYQKGSMLVALFYSLETGPFWRVLGQGMAAKHQPLDERKLTIERGVSRMLQRIPQR, from the coding sequence ATGCGTTTGAAACCATTGCCGTTTTTGTTTGTAGCTATTTTGTTCGCGGGGTTGTTTGGCTGTGTATCGTCAGAGCAAGCAGGTGCGCCGGAAAAACGGTCTACCACAGTGGTAAGCGGCGATACGAGTTACTTACAAAACTCAAAGGGGCGTTACGCTTGGCACCCTAGCCTGATCAAAGCACATTTAAAAAAGGCAGAAAACGAAGCCTTACTGCTGAGTGAAATGCGCAAAAGCATTGCCAAGGTGATGAGTGAAAAAGGCTATATCCAAGTGAATGCCAATCAGCAACCAGACTTTTTTATTGGCTTTGGCGCGGCGCTTGAATCAGAAATGAGTGACCAGCAAATACTAGAGCGGGCAGGGTTAATGGCGGGTATGTCTAGCAGCGATGTTGACCCCGCTTTGTATCAAAAAGGCTCTATGTTGGTGGCGTTATTTTATAGCCTAGAAACGGGACCATTTTGGCGAGTACTCGGTCAAGGGATGGCTGCTAAACATCAACCGTTAGATGAACGTAAACTAACTATTGAGCGCGGCGTTTCTCGTATGTTACAGCGTATTCCTCAGCGCTAG
- the add gene encoding adenosine deaminase, translating into MLKQYPVTDLHRHLDGTIRAETILELGRKFNVALPATSLEALIPHVQITKQEPNLVAFLSKLDFGVSVLGDYEACARVAEENVADLVTAKIDYAELRFSPGYMAMSHKLNPEGVVEAVIEGVRRGMTKHDVQVNLIGIMSRTFGQQSCSKELEACMAFRDHIVAVDLAGDELGKPGDLFVEQFSRARDAGFGITVHAGEAAGPESVWQAIRELGATRIGHGVKIADDPALMDYVAKHKIGVESCLSSNFQTNTTPDLSQHPLKRFLEHGIRASLNTDDPGVSAIDLPDEYRIAREQLGFGDEQIAKLQSNGLKMAFISEHTRQGLREKAATR; encoded by the coding sequence ATGTTAAAACAATATCCAGTGACTGATTTACACCGCCACTTAGATGGCACCATTCGGGCTGAAACTATTCTTGAGTTGGGCAGAAAATTTAACGTTGCCTTACCCGCCACTAGCTTAGAAGCCTTGATCCCGCATGTGCAGATCACTAAACAAGAACCTAATCTTGTCGCCTTTTTATCTAAGTTAGATTTTGGTGTTAGCGTACTGGGTGATTACGAGGCTTGCGCCCGTGTGGCTGAAGAAAATGTCGCCGATTTAGTGACCGCAAAAATTGATTATGCTGAATTACGCTTTAGCCCTGGTTACATGGCAATGAGCCACAAACTAAATCCTGAAGGGGTCGTTGAAGCAGTGATCGAAGGTGTGCGCCGCGGGATGACAAAACATGATGTGCAAGTGAACTTAATTGGCATTATGAGCCGTACTTTTGGCCAACAAAGTTGCAGTAAAGAATTAGAAGCTTGTATGGCTTTTCGTGATCACATTGTCGCGGTAGATTTAGCCGGTGATGAATTAGGTAAACCCGGTGATTTATTTGTAGAGCAGTTTTCGCGCGCACGTGATGCCGGTTTTGGGATTACAGTGCATGCCGGTGAAGCTGCCGGCCCTGAGAGTGTTTGGCAGGCCATTCGTGAACTGGGCGCGACTCGAATTGGCCATGGGGTTAAAATTGCAGACGATCCGGCTTTAATGGATTATGTGGCCAAACACAAAATTGGAGTGGAGTCGTGTTTGTCATCTAACTTTCAAACCAATACCACGCCAGACTTAAGCCAACACCCGCTTAAACGCTTTTTAGAGCATGGTATTCGTGCCAGCTTGAACACCGATGATCCTGGGGTCTCGGCAATAGATTTACCCGATGAGTACCGGATTGCGCGAGAACAGCTAGGCTTCGGCGACGAGCAAATCGCTAAGCTGCAAAGCAATGGTTTAAAAATGGCATTTATTAGTGAGCATACCCGCCAAGGTTTACGCGAAAAAGCCGCTACCCGCTAA
- a CDS encoding M48 family metallopeptidase, which translates to MNFFAEQDHARRNSKWLILLFVVAVIILIGLSNVIIAASLWMFQSSNETSIAANRRFFSQDILFFVSALVTSIIAFAITFKWYQLRDGGRRIAESLGGQRILPNSQQAEQQQMLNVVEEMALASGMPVPSVYLLQNEIGINAFAAGHTPADAVIGITQGALEQLNREQLQGVVAHEFSHILNGDMRLNMQLIALLSGIVFISNVGEFVLHSHRYSSSSRSNRIESNDARVAAAGFGLLALGWIGCFFANMIKAAISRQREYLADASAVQFTRNPNGIADALKIIGGYDAGSGLRAPLSQEASHMFIGDARRLGSFFATHPAIEQRIKRILPRWNGQLIKRDIKKKAAPIYSTTSQRNTQQNQQQQLKKTVFVATAAEAAIDALSNKSSKAEYTLSQNTLTVSGELAHLPDGLLSLAHEPCGVISVVYALLLSEENDLRQKQLNDIKDNLSKSSRISETLQAWDWITSLDKSYRLPLLELSLPALKCMSGKQYQRFMTNLRRLIKADQQVDMYEWCLYHLIKHYLAHQFEKVSPSKPIFSSLPEISQPFAVVLSSLAYFGHQQETDIQRAFGIGANSVSLYTISLLPREQCQVEHFGPAVKQLANAYPQIKQRVLRALVACVCLDKQLTVLENEMIRCIAAVMDCPGPPISLGVARP; encoded by the coding sequence ATGAATTTTTTTGCCGAACAAGACCATGCTCGCCGCAACAGTAAATGGTTAATTCTATTATTTGTGGTAGCGGTAATTATTCTAATTGGTTTAAGTAACGTGATTATTGCCGCTTCGCTGTGGATGTTTCAGTCAAGCAACGAGACTAGTATTGCGGCTAATCGCCGCTTCTTCTCTCAAGATATTTTGTTTTTTGTTAGCGCGCTAGTAACCAGCATTATAGCGTTTGCCATTACCTTTAAATGGTATCAGCTGCGTGATGGAGGCCGTCGTATTGCTGAGTCACTGGGTGGGCAGCGGATCCTTCCCAACAGCCAGCAAGCCGAACAGCAACAGATGCTTAATGTTGTAGAAGAAATGGCTCTCGCCTCAGGTATGCCAGTGCCCTCGGTGTATCTGCTCCAAAATGAAATAGGTATTAACGCTTTTGCCGCAGGGCATACGCCAGCAGATGCGGTGATAGGCATCACGCAAGGCGCATTAGAGCAACTGAACCGTGAACAACTACAAGGGGTAGTTGCGCACGAGTTTAGCCATATTCTAAATGGAGACATGCGCTTAAACATGCAACTGATTGCTTTGTTAAGTGGCATTGTATTTATATCTAATGTGGGTGAATTTGTCCTGCACAGTCATCGTTATAGCAGCTCATCGCGCTCTAACCGTATAGAGAGCAATGACGCAAGAGTTGCCGCCGCAGGTTTTGGTTTACTGGCATTAGGTTGGATTGGCTGTTTTTTTGCCAATATGATTAAAGCCGCAATTAGCCGCCAACGTGAATACTTAGCCGATGCTTCCGCGGTGCAATTTACTCGTAATCCCAATGGCATTGCTGACGCACTAAAAATTATTGGCGGCTATGATGCCGGCTCTGGATTGCGAGCGCCGCTTAGCCAAGAAGCCAGCCACATGTTTATTGGTGATGCGCGCCGCTTGGGCAGCTTTTTTGCCACCCACCCAGCGATAGAACAACGTATTAAGCGCATTTTACCCCGCTGGAACGGCCAACTAATTAAACGAGACATCAAGAAAAAGGCTGCGCCTATTTACTCGACAACCAGCCAGCGAAACACCCAGCAAAACCAGCAACAGCAATTGAAAAAAACCGTGTTTGTTGCCACCGCAGCCGAGGCTGCCATTGATGCACTAAGCAATAAATCTAGCAAAGCTGAATATACGCTTTCACAAAACACCTTAACGGTCAGTGGTGAATTGGCTCATTTACCTGATGGTTTACTCAGCTTGGCTCATGAGCCCTGTGGGGTGATTAGCGTGGTGTATGCGCTGCTGCTAAGTGAAGAGAACGATCTTAGACAAAAGCAACTCAATGATATTAAAGACAACTTAAGTAAAAGCTCGCGAATAAGCGAAACCTTGCAAGCTTGGGATTGGATTACTTCGCTAGATAAAAGTTACCGCCTGCCATTGCTAGAGCTGTCACTGCCAGCACTAAAATGTATGTCAGGCAAACAATATCAACGCTTTATGACAAACTTGCGCCGCTTAATCAAAGCCGACCAGCAAGTAGATATGTACGAATGGTGTTTATACCACTTAATTAAACATTATCTAGCTCATCAATTTGAAAAGGTATCGCCCAGTAAACCCATTTTTAGCAGTCTGCCAGAAATCAGCCAACCTTTCGCAGTGGTATTATCAAGTTTGGCCTACTTTGGCCACCAACAAGAAACAGATATCCAGCGCGCTTTTGGCATTGGAGCCAACAGCGTCAGTTTGTATACCATTAGTTTATTACCCCGAGAGCAATGCCAGGTAGAGCACTTTGGCCCAGCCGTTAAACAGCTGGCTAATGCCTACCCACAAATTAAACAACGGGTATTACGCGCCTTGGTCGCTTGCGTATGTTTAGACAAACAACTCACTGTTCTAGAAAACGAGATGATCCGCTGTATTGCCGCGGTGATGGATTGCCCCGGCCCGCCTATCAGCTTGGGGGTAGCTAGACCATAA
- a CDS encoding LemA family protein: MDVSLIVILVIIAATIFYVVGIYNRLVSLRNRYQNAFAQIEVQLKRRYDLIPNLVETAKAYMSHEKETLEAVISARNDASALLRAAAKDPSGATLSKLASAEGLLQGAMSKMNIVMESYPDLKASDNMMQLTEELTTTENRVAFSRQAFNDSVTEYNEYRQSFPPVFFAAQFGHKKDANLLEFADSAEIQSAPKVSF, translated from the coding sequence ATGGATGTATCATTAATTGTCATTTTAGTGATTATCGCCGCGACTATTTTTTATGTTGTAGGAATTTATAACCGTTTAGTGAGTTTGCGTAATCGCTACCAGAATGCCTTTGCTCAGATAGAGGTGCAGCTTAAACGTCGCTACGACCTTATTCCCAATCTTGTCGAAACAGCCAAAGCTTATATGAGCCATGAGAAAGAAACCCTCGAAGCCGTAATTAGCGCTCGTAATGATGCCAGTGCGCTATTGCGCGCCGCAGCAAAAGATCCAAGTGGTGCCACCTTAAGCAAATTAGCCAGTGCAGAGGGTTTACTGCAAGGTGCTATGAGCAAAATGAATATAGTGATGGAAAGCTACCCTGACTTAAAAGCCAGTGACAACATGATGCAGCTAACAGAAGAGCTCACCACCACCGAAAATCGCGTCGCCTTTTCTCGTCAAGCCTTTAACGACTCAGTGACCGAATACAACGAATATCGCCAATCGTTTCCACCGGTGTTTTTTGCAGCCCAGTTTGGCCACAAAAAAGACGCCAATTTATTAGAGTTTGCTGATAGCGCAGAGATCCAAAGCGCGCCTAAAGTTTCATTCTAA
- a CDS encoding MarC family protein — translation MHDLTTMAVTVFMGFFAMMNPIANTAVFVGMTGEQSAAQRKRTAFKALISAFFIISAFCLLGKAIFELFGITLPALRLAGGILVFLVGYHMLQGSSSKLHSHIPGEVDDDDDKDIAISPLALPILAGPGTIATAMNYSASGEVLNIIVTMCAFALLCVITFVCFLFGPKLIDKVGASGINITTRLMGLILTVIGMQMLIQGVHDAFTLFQHSAV, via the coding sequence ATGCACGACCTTACAACCATGGCGGTAACCGTATTCATGGGCTTTTTTGCGATGATGAATCCGATTGCCAATACCGCAGTATTTGTTGGTATGACAGGTGAGCAAAGCGCAGCGCAGCGCAAAAGAACCGCGTTTAAAGCCTTAATAAGTGCCTTTTTTATCATCTCTGCCTTTTGCTTGTTAGGCAAAGCTATTTTTGAGCTATTTGGGATTACCTTACCCGCGCTGCGTTTAGCGGGCGGTATTTTGGTCTTTTTGGTGGGCTACCATATGCTGCAGGGGAGTAGCTCCAAATTGCACTCTCATATCCCGGGCGAAGTAGACGATGACGACGATAAAGACATTGCCATTTCTCCCTTAGCCTTACCCATATTAGCGGGCCCAGGCACCATTGCCACGGCCATGAACTATTCGGCTTCAGGTGAAGTGCTCAACATCATCGTTACCATGTGTGCGTTTGCCCTACTGTGTGTTATTACGTTTGTTTGCTTTTTGTTTGGACCAAAGCTAATCGATAAAGTTGGCGCAAGTGGTATCAACATTACCACCCGTTTAATGGGCTTAATTCTAACGGTAATTGGCATGCAAATGTTGATACAAGGGGTACATGATGCGTTTACTTTGTTTCAACATAGCGCGGTTTAG
- a CDS encoding TIGR02647 family protein, which produces MKFIPNNIAELNLLLQFDMSSLQTGIKVHHDAAPEIIAAAQSLFDKGLSTLPDGGYLTDLGIEVAEHAQKLLAILSTKSEHVAA; this is translated from the coding sequence ATGAAATTTATTCCCAATAACATCGCCGAGCTCAATTTACTGCTGCAATTTGATATGAGTAGTTTACAAACAGGGATTAAGGTTCACCACGATGCAGCCCCTGAGATCATTGCCGCTGCACAAAGCTTATTCGACAAAGGGCTAAGCACACTCCCTGACGGTGGTTACCTCACCGATTTAGGCATCGAAGTCGCCGAACACGCGCAAAAATTATTAGCCATTCTTTCAACAAAATCGGAACACGTAGCCGCTTAA
- a CDS encoding LysE family translocator, which yields MSLFISMFVFALIGAISPGPVNIIATGAGASFGFRLALPHVIGASVGYCLVVFIVGVGLNEMVQLLPKLSDILQYFGAAFLLYMAFKIAVAPVNQQLTKALATPPNFLQGTLAQGLNPKAWMVAMSGVSLFVSPHPSTQYYLLVFCTISLLVCFIGVGVWAAIGTFISRYLRSPARMRRFNHLMALLLAGSVVSLFV from the coding sequence GTGAGCCTGTTTATATCAATGTTTGTATTTGCCTTAATTGGCGCAATATCGCCAGGGCCGGTTAACATCATCGCGACGGGGGCGGGCGCGAGCTTTGGCTTTCGGCTGGCCTTACCTCATGTTATTGGGGCCAGCGTAGGCTACTGCTTAGTGGTATTTATTGTGGGGGTAGGGCTAAATGAGATGGTGCAGTTGTTGCCAAAGCTAAGTGATATTCTTCAGTATTTTGGGGCGGCCTTCTTGTTGTATATGGCTTTTAAAATAGCCGTAGCGCCAGTTAATCAGCAGCTGACGAAGGCTTTGGCAACACCTCCAAATTTCCTGCAGGGAACGTTAGCGCAAGGGCTAAACCCCAAAGCGTGGATGGTGGCGATGTCGGGAGTAAGTTTATTTGTTTCTCCGCACCCATCAACACAGTATTATTTGTTGGTTTTCTGTACTATTTCGTTACTGGTTTGCTTTATTGGTGTGGGCGTATGGGCTGCCATAGGCACATTTATTTCGCGCTATCTTCGTTCACCCGCTAGGATGCGCCGCTTTAATCATTTAATGGCCTTGTTGCTAGCGGGCTCAGTGGTTTCGTTGTTTGTTTAG
- a CDS encoding helix-turn-helix transcriptional regulator, protein MVFYEDGNVHTQAKVLLKRSASLPFVELRQAVHSEACYHSHSHDEFSFGLIDTGEAVYKNMQRHNSISAGHCVTINPGDVHSCNPKQGAWSYRMLFVDTAWLGQLQQEMLAKPASDYRPFTHQYLDCSSTFSLLDKLFSAVHLDQSSLQQESLLVSFCEQQFGQPQNLRADVACLAKPQIKRVQECIQDQLAMPLSLTELADVAGLSRYHLVRSFKRIYGLSPHAFQLNQRINRAKALLRDGDSIANTALALGFADQSHFQRNFKKRLALTPRQYQGFFV, encoded by the coding sequence ATGGTTTTTTATGAGGACGGTAATGTGCATACTCAAGCCAAGGTGTTACTGAAAAGAAGTGCTAGTTTGCCTTTTGTTGAACTACGCCAAGCTGTGCATTCTGAAGCGTGTTACCACAGCCATTCTCATGATGAGTTTTCTTTTGGGCTTATTGACACAGGTGAAGCGGTGTATAAGAACATGCAACGGCACAATAGCATTAGTGCCGGCCACTGCGTGACCATTAACCCAGGAGACGTACATTCATGTAACCCTAAGCAAGGTGCTTGGTCTTATCGGATGCTGTTCGTAGATACCGCGTGGCTTGGTCAGCTACAACAAGAGATGCTGGCAAAACCGGCGAGTGATTATCGGCCATTTACCCACCAGTACTTAGATTGTTCTAGTACGTTTTCTTTATTAGATAAGTTGTTTTCTGCCGTCCACTTAGATCAAAGCAGCTTGCAGCAAGAGAGTTTATTGGTCAGTTTTTGCGAGCAACAATTTGGTCAACCACAGAACTTGCGTGCTGATGTAGCGTGTTTGGCTAAGCCACAAATAAAGCGAGTGCAAGAGTGTATTCAAGATCAGCTGGCTATGCCCTTAAGTTTGACTGAACTTGCAGACGTCGCAGGTTTAAGCCGTTACCACCTAGTGAGAAGCTTCAAGCGAATCTACGGTTTGTCGCCGCATGCTTTTCAACTTAATCAACGTATCAATCGGGCTAAAGCCTTGTTAAGAGATGGCGATAGTATTGCAAATACGGCTTTGGCGTTAGGTTTTGCTGACCAGAGCCATTTTCAACGTAATTTTAAGAAGCGCTTAGCACTAACGCCAAGGCAGTACCAAGGCTTCTTTGTATAG
- a CDS encoding peroxiredoxin-like family protein, with translation MSLQTEIADYIASFVQKAPLDVQKLMKQATKNLAESEIAKKAPQAGQVLPNFTLANQTGEQVSLSSLLAKGPLIITFYRGGWCPYCNLELRAYQQILPEIKALGANLVAITPELPDASLSTTEKNELQFQVLTDTNADYAKSLDIVFALPEELRPIYSSFGIEVEQHNGEGQFGLPLAVTYVVAQDGTIASAFIDADYTKRQEPSDLLPVLKSLNN, from the coding sequence ATGAGTTTGCAAACAGAAATCGCCGATTACATCGCTTCATTTGTCCAAAAAGCGCCATTAGATGTACAAAAGCTAATGAAACAAGCCACTAAAAATTTAGCAGAAAGCGAAATAGCGAAAAAGGCACCGCAAGCAGGCCAAGTGTTACCTAACTTTACCCTAGCTAACCAAACCGGTGAACAGGTGTCACTGAGCAGCTTGTTAGCCAAAGGCCCGCTTATCATCACTTTTTACCGCGGCGGTTGGTGTCCATATTGCAATTTAGAGCTGCGTGCATACCAGCAAATATTGCCGGAAATAAAAGCCTTAGGCGCTAACTTAGTGGCAATAACTCCCGAGTTACCCGACGCCTCACTAAGCACTACCGAGAAGAACGAATTACAGTTTCAGGTATTAACAGACACAAATGCAGACTATGCAAAAAGTTTAGATATTGTATTTGCCTTACCCGAGGAGTTGCGCCCTATCTATTCTTCTTTTGGTATTGAGGTAGAGCAGCACAATGGTGAAGGTCAATTTGGCTTGCCGCTAGCCGTAACCTATGTAGTCGCTCAAGACGGTACTATCGCCAGCGCCTTTATTGACGCAGATTACACCAAACGCCAAGAGCCTAGTGATTTGTTACCAGTACTAAAGTCTTTAAATAACTAA
- a CDS encoding TetR/AcrR family transcriptional regulator, whose product MAKVQFQREQVLEQSTKLFWRVGYHAASMQQVFQQTGLKPGSVYLAFGNKQALFKESLAHYAHTTRQGIQQCLSAASSIELGICQILDTMLQQSLNSDYCSCFLVKSQLEFSNEPELQGYVSEQLQQIEALYAEFLMSLYDEPEAKAKACSLMLHIFGIRVYSYHNTGVQQMRQAVEEGLSWLPWHSFNTQH is encoded by the coding sequence ATGGCAAAGGTGCAATTTCAACGAGAACAGGTATTAGAGCAGTCGACCAAATTATTTTGGCGTGTAGGTTATCACGCTGCGTCAATGCAACAGGTGTTTCAACAGACTGGTTTAAAACCGGGCAGTGTTTACTTGGCCTTTGGCAATAAACAAGCCTTGTTTAAAGAGTCTTTGGCGCATTATGCGCACACCACTCGACAGGGTATCCAGCAATGCTTAAGCGCTGCTAGTAGCATTGAGCTAGGTATATGCCAAATTCTCGATACTATGTTGCAGCAGTCGCTTAATAGTGATTATTGCAGCTGTTTTTTAGTGAAGAGCCAGTTGGAGTTTAGCAATGAGCCTGAACTACAAGGTTATGTGAGTGAGCAACTGCAGCAAATTGAAGCCTTGTATGCTGAGTTTTTAATGTCGCTTTATGATGAACCCGAAGCAAAAGCCAAGGCGTGCAGCTTAATGCTACATATTTTTGGTATTCGGGTGTACAGCTACCACAACACTGGGGTTCAGCAAATGCGTCAAGCTGTAGAGGAGGGCTTATCGTGGCTACCTTGGCACAGTTTTAATACCCAGCATTAA
- a CDS encoding SDR family NAD(P)-dependent oxidoreductase, with amino-acid sequence MKVLVVGGSGGIGLALVKQLCQRSDIQQVIATWHVNPQHFQHPKLNWQPLDISNEQSIAQLFSQIDKLDWLINCVGVLHSSTLKPEKSLAQCQADNFMLSMQLNALPSLMLAKYAASAIKASTTGVFVSISAKVGSIADNRLGGWHSYRSSKAALNMVLKNIAIEWQRSHPKICVLAWHPGTTNTELSKPFQRNVPAVKLLSSEQSAAYLLKKITTLTSEHTGQFWAWDGTQIAW; translated from the coding sequence ATGAAGGTATTAGTGGTAGGTGGTAGCGGTGGCATTGGCCTAGCGTTAGTCAAGCAACTTTGCCAACGATCAGATATACAACAAGTCATTGCCACTTGGCATGTCAATCCTCAACACTTCCAACACCCTAAACTTAATTGGCAACCGCTTGATATAAGCAACGAGCAGAGTATTGCCCAACTATTTAGTCAAATAGATAAACTAGATTGGTTGATCAACTGCGTAGGGGTTTTACACTCATCAACACTTAAGCCCGAAAAAAGCCTGGCCCAATGCCAAGCAGACAACTTCATGTTAAGTATGCAGCTCAATGCTTTGCCCAGCCTTATGTTAGCCAAATACGCAGCAAGCGCCATAAAAGCCAGTACAACAGGTGTATTTGTGAGTATCTCTGCCAAAGTAGGCTCCATTGCCGATAACCGCTTAGGCGGTTGGCACAGTTACCGCAGTTCAAAGGCGGCGCTGAATATGGTGTTGAAGAACATTGCGATAGAGTGGCAACGTAGCCATCCCAAAATATGTGTGCTCGCTTGGCATCCTGGTACTACCAACACCGAGTTATCGAAGCCATTTCAGCGAAATGTTCCGGCGGTTAAGCTACTCAGCAGCGAACAAAGTGCCGCTTATTTATTGAAAAAAATAACAACGTTAACCAGCGAACACACTGGACAATTTTGGGCTTGGGATGGCACACAAATAGCGTGGTAG
- a CDS encoding OmpP1/FadL family transporter — protein MNKRKLSLLALSISLVTGQSLAAGFQLNSQSATGIGRAFSGDAVIADNASVLSRNPAAMAMFDRKALSLGLTYAEVDVTIKDVSYGPIDYGSEPDAADNKVIPNIYYIHPINDAFAVGVAAFSNFGTGTDISSLNNSGKPITPVDLFGKTEIVTSNLNLSLSYRINQQFSIGAGLDLIYGEGTLKRNGQITDNPLSETTLVDVEADGWALGGIVGATYEINDKNRLGISYRMSPTFKADGKVEYQGQAYDEIHIPLPNIFQVAGYHELSPKWAVHYTAQHTSWGDFEHITVTGSAPDATVKSYQWQNSWLFSVGGTYQINDTWTARAGYMHDKGVVDEISSLSIPDSDRNWYTAGASYHLNKNATIDFGLAFVRGEDVEVREMSGIPGIGEVVGHTRSDAIYYSMQYSHLF, from the coding sequence ATGAATAAACGTAAATTAAGTCTACTTGCCCTTAGCATTTCGCTAGTCACTGGCCAAAGCCTAGCGGCTGGCTTCCAACTTAATAGCCAATCAGCAACCGGTATCGGCCGCGCTTTTTCTGGTGATGCAGTCATTGCTGATAATGCCTCGGTATTGTCACGTAACCCTGCCGCCATGGCGATGTTTGATCGTAAAGCCTTATCGCTGGGTTTAACCTATGCTGAAGTAGATGTGACCATTAAGGATGTAAGTTACGGTCCAATTGACTACGGAAGCGAACCAGACGCAGCCGACAATAAAGTCATTCCTAACATCTACTATATTCACCCCATTAACGACGCCTTTGCGGTGGGTGTGGCAGCCTTTAGTAACTTTGGTACGGGTACCGATATTAGCTCACTAAATAACAGCGGCAAACCAATTACCCCAGTAGACCTATTTGGTAAAACCGAAATCGTTACCTCTAACCTTAACCTAAGCCTGTCTTACCGCATTAACCAACAATTTAGTATTGGTGCGGGTTTAGATCTGATTTACGGTGAAGGCACACTCAAACGTAATGGGCAAATTACTGACAACCCACTTAGTGAGACTACGCTAGTTGATGTTGAAGCTGACGGTTGGGCCCTAGGCGGCATTGTTGGTGCCACTTACGAAATCAATGATAAAAACCGCTTAGGTATCAGCTACCGCATGAGCCCGACTTTTAAGGCTGACGGAAAAGTAGAGTATCAAGGCCAAGCCTACGACGAAATTCACATTCCACTTCCCAACATTTTCCAAGTTGCTGGTTACCATGAGCTCAGCCCTAAATGGGCGGTTCACTACACTGCGCAACATACTAGCTGGGGTGATTTTGAACATATTACCGTTACCGGTTCAGCACCAGACGCTACGGTTAAAAGCTACCAATGGCAAAACTCATGGTTGTTTAGTGTTGGTGGTACTTACCAAATTAACGATACCTGGACAGCCCGTGCCGGTTACATGCACGACAAGGGTGTAGTTGATGAGATTAGCTCACTGTCTATTCCAGACTCAGATCGTAACTGGTACACCGCAGGCGCAAGCTACCACTTAAACAAAAACGCGACTATCGACTTTGGCCTAGCCTTTGTTCGTGGTGAAGACGTTGAAGTACGCGAAATGAGTGGTATTCCAGGAATTGGTGAAGTAGTTGGCCACACTCGCTCAGATGCTATTTACTACTCTATGCAATACAGCCACTTGTTCTAA
- the gloA2 gene encoding SMU1112c/YaeR family gloxylase I-like metalloprotein, which translates to MLKAIHHVAIICADYARAKYFYTEILGLTIVAEHYRQQRNSYKLDLALPNGEQIELFSFAEAPPRPSYPEAQGLRHLAFAVDDIQRVVAYLTGKGIAVEPIRVDPYTGKQFTFFNDPDGLPLELYQL; encoded by the coding sequence ATGTTGAAAGCGATTCACCATGTGGCGATTATTTGTGCTGATTATGCTCGTGCGAAATATTTTTACACTGAAATATTGGGCTTAACGATTGTGGCTGAGCATTATCGTCAGCAGCGAAATTCATACAAATTGGATTTAGCTTTGCCTAATGGTGAACAAATAGAATTGTTTTCTTTTGCCGAGGCTCCGCCTAGGCCTAGTTACCCTGAGGCACAAGGCTTACGCCATTTGGCTTTTGCTGTCGATGATATACAGCGGGTAGTGGCGTATTTAACGGGCAAGGGCATAGCGGTAGAGCCCATTCGGGTAGACCCTTATACCGGTAAACAATTCACTTTTTTCAATGACCCTGACGGTTTGCCCTTAGAGTTGTATCAGTTATAG